One Natronolimnobius sp. AArcel1 DNA window includes the following coding sequences:
- a CDS encoding redoxin domain-containing protein, translated as MVDTGDTAPDFTAPLANGDVDSFTLSDRLEDDAPIVLAFFPGAFTGVCTDEMCTFQDRLSAFEDLDASVYGVSRDSPFSLNEFRDQNDLEFGLLSDFNKEIIDDYGIAMDFDDLGVYGVAKRSVFVVDADGDVTYAWVSDDPGVEPDYDEVEAAVEDAA; from the coding sequence ATGGTAGATACTGGCGACACTGCACCCGACTTTACCGCACCGCTCGCAAACGGCGACGTCGACTCGTTCACTCTTTCGGACCGACTCGAAGACGACGCGCCAATCGTTCTTGCGTTCTTCCCCGGTGCGTTCACGGGCGTCTGTACCGATGAGATGTGTACGTTCCAGGACCGCCTCTCGGCCTTCGAGGATCTCGACGCCTCGGTCTACGGCGTCAGCCGTGACTCGCCGTTCTCGCTCAACGAGTTCCGCGACCAGAACGACCTCGAGTTCGGCCTCCTGAGCGACTTCAACAAGGAAATCATCGACGACTACGGCATCGCGATGGACTTCGACGACCTCGGCGTCTACGGCGTTGCCAAGCGTTCGGTCTTCGTCGTCGACGCCGACGGCGACGTCACGTACGCGTGGGTCAGCGACGACCCCGGCGTCGAACCGGACTACGACGAGGTCGAGGCCGCTGTCGAGGACGCAGCCTAA
- a CDS encoding HD domain-containing protein, protein MSDSAADDLPEEADEDSGRIYEPDAAHHFPDEKLNRVLEFITTDEEIQTYLEAQNINAVDRMQYNDHGAKHIEIVRNRALCLYDLLKAGGVEFHAHQQGLAEEDEAVIVALAATLHDVGHVVHRDDHVYYSIPLAADIMDRVLPEFYDIADTVRVKGEVLHAILCHHTAETPLTNEAGVIRVADALDMESGRSRIPYEHGGRGINTLSSQAIKRVSLYEGESRPVMVEIAMTNAAGVYQVDNLLKEKLHNSGLEDCIRIVAVNTNENHEQLVERIEL, encoded by the coding sequence ATGAGTGATTCTGCCGCCGATGATCTCCCCGAGGAGGCTGATGAGGATTCCGGACGGATCTACGAACCCGACGCTGCACACCACTTCCCCGACGAGAAACTCAACCGCGTCCTCGAGTTCATCACAACCGACGAGGAGATCCAGACGTATCTCGAGGCCCAAAACATCAATGCGGTTGATCGGATGCAGTACAACGACCACGGTGCAAAACACATCGAGATCGTCCGCAATCGCGCGCTGTGTTTATACGACCTGCTGAAAGCCGGTGGTGTCGAGTTTCACGCACATCAGCAGGGACTCGCCGAAGAAGACGAGGCGGTCATCGTCGCGCTTGCTGCGACGCTTCACGACGTTGGCCACGTCGTCCACCGTGACGACCACGTCTACTACTCGATCCCGCTTGCGGCCGATATCATGGATCGCGTGCTCCCCGAATTCTACGACATCGCAGACACGGTCCGTGTCAAAGGTGAGGTCCTCCACGCTATTCTGTGTCACCACACGGCCGAAACACCGCTGACGAACGAAGCAGGCGTCATCCGCGTCGCAGATGCCCTAGATATGGAAAGCGGGCGCTCACGCATCCCCTACGAACACGGCGGGCGGGGTATTAACACGCTCTCGAGTCAGGCGATCAAACGCGTCTCACTCTACGAAGGCGAGAGCCGCCCCGTAATGGTCGAAATCGCGATGACCAACGCTGCAGGTGTCTATCAGGTCGATAACCTCCTGAAGGAAAAACTGCACAACTCTGGACTCGAGGATTGCATTCGGATCGTTGCGGTCAACACGAACGAGAACCACGAGCAGTTAGTCGAACGGATCGAGCTCTAG